A window from Calliopsis andreniformis isolate RMS-2024a chromosome 7, iyCalAndr_principal, whole genome shotgun sequence encodes these proteins:
- the LOC143181668 gene encoding uncharacterized protein LOC143181668 isoform X1, whose amino-acid sequence MLHSINVQLYTMSDNKWKMPQIAKHRKVKRATVLIKKTQCLKNYFRKKSYKPLCEKLKSNNNSLAKALSKEKQESQLLFSQNVALIAEVQDLGLACSKRDAVISNILKNAKEMLNMLVTMSGYLTNTISSCQEFTASSVTNSRKSCNSTGKRDSYRRLSTKSPTRGVVKPMVGGHTITKPTINLSRVNMQHISNPGNLSIIQEVRTPPRNQELNNSRSPAVVPIRQHRCENGRACRMPERLTVVSPRSSEENERRLSKRSSRHSGRISGKHSKLKSDRSSGSNSSRRNTGSFERIGSPRVKLNDVSKLLQNSQSINIRMLTEGRNEKGMIERMIGSENSNDTSQENSQTSIAIPETPPSDGSNDCRDNTVDNSNERTDDELQNTDNGQIKQASTEIQNLTSDWEDPLEGPSWLFNDSQSVPCFTSNEKKTDDISLLNDSSMCKTLKIYTTELSDDASDSEEGTQTISPALRKCRNEIYNCKKSKELNGREKCTANKGGNRSNGFLSNTPRSIVLVDKSECKTETQSMVNSENSANLANFVTQRRRYFNNEDEDEDEDDFTLMFMRQPRNVHFDINDLKLPILEESALKPVDPVEPEPEITTTLRKISEICPVPSVSNNSMDESELNQSTVKLPLLLNMNSDYYNKDLTLSQDGSKSSLTLTKKKSVKKVTVRASTEFVDSTPTFNKQMNEKKKGQATKKDLSTVKVVLQKLDEFDVKPRTPSPEETSRDLNQSLSPMFLRTANSSDSESSNTSINSVHVLNRPRRKRAPTNMQEPSLRKKLRRPQ is encoded by the exons ATGCTACACTCGATAAATGTTCAACTTTATACGAT GTCAGATAATAAATGGAAAATGCCTCAGATAGCAAAACATCGAAAAGTCAAAAGGGCTACGGTCCTCATAAAAAAGACACAATGCTTAAAAAACTATTTTAGGAAGAAATCTTATAAGCCAC TGTGTGAAAAGTTAAAAAGTAATAATAACTCATTGGCTAAAGCATTATCTAAAGAGAAACAAGAGAGCCAATTATTATTTTCTCAAAATGTTGCTTTAATCGCAGAAGTACAAGATTTAGGTTTAGCCTGTAGTAAACGTGAT GCTGTAATATCAAACATCTTAAAGAATGCTAAGGAAATGCTTAATATGTTAGTGACAATGAGTGGGTATTTAACAAATACTATTTCATCTTGTCAAGAATTTACAGCATCCTCGGTTACAAATTCGCGAAAGTCTTGTAATTCTACAGGAA AAAGAGATTCGTACAGAAGATTGTCAACTAAATCTCCAACTAGAGGAGTAGTAAAACCTATGGTGGGCGGCCATACCATTACAAAACCCACTATTAATTTAAGTAGAGTGAATATGCAACATATTAGTAATCCAGGAAACTTAAGTATAATACAAGAAGTTAGAACGCCACCTAGAAATCAAGAATTAAACAATTCAAGATCTCCTGCTGTTGTTCCCATCAGACAGCATAGATGC GAAAATGGACGCGCATGTAGAATGCCCGAAAGACTGACTGTTGTTTCGCCAAGAAGTAGCG AAGAAAATGAACGAAGGTTAAGTAAGAGAAGTAGCAGACATTCTGGAAGAATATCGGGGAAACATTCGAAATTAAAGTCGGATAGATCGTCTGGAAGTAATAGCTCTAGGCGTAATACCGGAAGTTTCGAACGAATCGgaagtcccagagtgaagctcaACGATGTATCAAAATTATTGCAAAATTCTCAAAGCATTAACATTCGAATG TTAACGGAAGGTCGAAATGAAAAAGGGATGATTGAAAGAATGATTGGTTCAGAAAATAGTAATGATACTAGTCAAGAAAATTCACAGACAAGTATTGCAATACCAGAAACACCACCTTCTGATGGCTCAAACGACTGTCGTGATAATACTGTCGACAATAGTAATGAACGGACTGACGATGAATTGCAGAATACTGACAATGGACAAATAAAGCAAGCTTCTACCGAAATACAAAATCTTACCTCAGATTGGGAGGATCCCCTCGAAGGACCAAGTTGGTTATTCAATGATTCACAATCTGTGCCTTGTTTTACTAGTAATGagaagaagactgacgatataaGTTTATTAAACGACAGTAGTATGTGCAAAACTTTAAAGATTTACACGACAGAATTAAGTGATGATGCGTCCGACAGCGAAGAAGGCACGCAAACAATATCACCGGCGTTAAGGAAATGTAGAAACGAAatttataattgcaagaaaAGTAAAGAACTAAATGGTAGAGAAAAATGCACAGCTAATAAGGGTGGGAATAGAAGTAATGGCTTTCTTTCTAATACACCTAGGTCGATTGTTCTGGTAGATAAAAGCGAATGTAAAACTGAAACACAGTCCATGGTAAATTCGGAAAATTCAGCAAATTTGGCAAATTTTGTGACGCAGAGACGAAGATATTTCAATAACGAGGACGAGGATGAGGATGAAGATGATTTTACTTTGATGTTTATGCGACAACCACGTAATGTGcatttcgatataaacgatttaAAGTTACCCATTCTGGAAGAATCTGCATTAAAGCCTGTAGATCCTGTTGAACCAGAACCGGAAATAACAACTACTCTGCGAAAGATATCTGAAATTTGTCCGGTACCTTCTGTTTCGAATAACAGTATGGATGAATCTGAATTGAATCAATCCACagtgaaattaccattacttctaAACATGAACAGTGATTACTACAATAAAGATTTAACACTGTCGCAAGATGGGTCAAAGTCGTCGTTGACTTTAACGAAAAAAAAAAGTGTAAAAAAGGTGACTGTAAGAGCTTCGACAGAATTTGTCGACAGTACTCCAACATTTAACAAACAAATGAATGAAAAAAAGAAGGGTCAAGCTACAAAAAAAGATTTGAGCACTGTTAAGGTGGTACTTCAGAAGTTGGATGAATTTGATGTTAAGCCTAGAACGCCTTCTCCTGAAGAAACTTCTCGCGATTTGAATCAATCTTT GAGTCCTATGTTTTTACGCACAGCCAACTCGAGCGATTCAGAAAGCAGTAATACGAGTATAAATAGCGTACATGTTTTAAATCGGCCTAGACGAAAGAGAGCTCCAACTAATATGCAAGAACCGAGTTTGAGAAA GAAACTACGAAGGCCTCAGtaa
- the Jra gene encoding jun-related antigen produces MVRSSTMEQTFYEDTSVYVAVNRENNVGQLKRNLTLDLNGCQRQGPQTKRPRLGPLPPALNNVTPILSSPDLNMLKLGSPELEKFIIAQQDSLVTSLPTPTQILFPKAVTEAQELYARGFVDALNELHHSDSSQEPGSIHGATYTTLEPPSSVQSTESSSVSQGLLQIKDEPQTVPSVSSSPPMSPIDMENQERIKLERKRQRNRVAASKCRRRKLERISRLEDKVKLLKGENSELSAVVNRLKEHVCRLKEQVMDHVHSGCQIMTVPGQF; encoded by the coding sequence ATGGTGCGGAGTTCGACGATGGAGCAGACGTTCTATGAGGATACGAGCGTCTACGTCGCCGTAAATCGCGAGAATAACGTTGGTCAATTGAAACGCAATCTGACGTTAGACTTGAATGGATGTCAAAGACAAGGTCCGCAAACGAAGAGACCTCGGCTGGGGCCTTTACCACCAGCGTTAAATAATGTTACACCAATACTAAGCTCACCAGATTTGAACATGTTAAAGTTGGGATCCCCAGAGTTGGAAAAGTTCATAATCGCTCAGCAAGATAGCTTGGTGACCAGTCTACCGACACCTACGCAGATTTTGTTCCCGAAGGCGGTGACCGAAGCGCAAGAATTGTACGCCCGTGGTTTTGTCGACGCTTTAAACGAGCTTCATCACTCTGATAGCTCTCAGGAGCCGGGTAGCATTCATGGGGCGACGTACACGACGCTCGAGCCTCCAAGCAGTGTGCAAAGCACGGAATCGTCTTCGGTGAGCCAGGGTCTGCTTCAAATCAAGGACGAGCCACAAACTGTACCTAGTGTGTCTAGTTCACCACCGATGTCTCCGATCGACATGGAGAACCAGGAGCGAATCAAGCTAGAGAGGAAGAGACAAAGAAATCGCGTGGCTGCATCCAAGTGTCGCAGACGTAAACTGGAACGCATCTCTAGGCTCGAGGACAAGGTTAAGTTGCTCAAAGGGGAGAACAGCGAACTGAGTGCTGTGGTTAACAGGCTGAAGGAGCACGTGTGTCGACTCAAGGAACAGGTCATGGATCACGTGCATTCAGGCTGTCAAATTATGACTGTGCCCGGTCAATTTTGA
- the Csn1b gene encoding COP9 signalosome subunit 1b, which translates to MPLQIHDVQLNVVEPMQVDAPTEDNDNAEEEPYIVENPTLDLEVYANSYTGLAKLYRLIYIADHCPMLRIEALKMAISYVMTTYNVSLYIILHKKLVQAVGTPGLPDVAAQSTSQDMLTLDQAWVESRSKKAALKLEKFDTDLKNYRSNSIKESIRRGHDDLGDHYLDCGDLVHALKCYSRARDYCTSGKHVVNMCLNVIKVSIYLQNWSHVLSYVTKAESKPDFSDVHGKDNNQSIVTKLKIAAGLAELATRKYKMAARHFLQASLDHCDCPELLSPGNVALYGGLCALATFDRHELQKQVIFSSSFKLFLELEPQLRDIIFKFYESKYASCLKLLDEIKDNILLDMYIAPHVSVLYTQIRNRALIQYFSPYLSADMRRMATAFNRTVSELEDELMQLILDGQIQARIDSHNKILYAKDVDQRSTTFEKSMSVGKEYQRRTRMLILRAAMLKQQIHVKSPQRDSTQAGELSVTWK; encoded by the exons ATGCCGTTGCAAATTCACGACGTTCAG CTGAACGTAGTAGAACCTATGCAGGTTGATGCACCTACGGAAGATAATGACAATGCAGAAGAAGAACCATATATTGTCGAAAACCCAACTCTG GACTTGGAAGTTTATGCTAATAGCTATACAGGTCTTGCCAAACTCTATAGACTCATATACATAGCTGACCATTGTCcaatgttgaggatagaagcatTAAAGATGGCTATATCTTATGTAATGACAACATATAATGTTTCCCTTTATataattttacataaaaaaCTAGTACAAGCTGTAGGCACTCCAGGATTACCAGATGTAGCTGCACAGTCAACATCTCAAGATATGTTAACTTTAGATCAAGCATGGGTTGAATCACGATCTAAAAAAGCTGCTTTAAAACTAGAAAAATTTGATACAGATCTTAAAAACTATAGGAGTAATTCAATTAAGGAAAGTATTCGAAGAGGCCATGATGATTTAGGTGACCATTATCTTGATTGTGGTGATCTTGTTCATGCCTTGAAATGTTATTCAAGAGCACGAGATTACTGCACCAGTGGCAAGCATGTTGTTAATATGTGTCTAAATGTCATCAAAGTTTCTATTTATTTGCAAAATTGGTCTCATGTACTAAGCTATGTAACAAAAGCAGAAAGTAAACCAGATTTTTCTGATGTACATGGAAAAGATAATAATCAGTCTATtgttacaaaattaaaaattgcagcTGGTTTAGCAGAGTTAGCaacaagaaaatacaaaatggcTGCAAGACATTTTCTGCAAGCATCGTTAGATCATTGCGATTGTCCTGAATTATTATCACCTGGAAATGTTGCTCTGTACGGAGGGCTTTGCGCTTTAGCTACGTTCGATAGACACGAATTACAAAAGCAAGTCATTTTTAGTAGTTCTTTCAAATTATTTCTCGAATTGGAACCACAATTAAGGGAtatcatttttaaattttacgaATCCAAATACGCATCGTGTTTAAAGTTATTGGACGAAATAAAAGATAATATATTACTGGACATGTACATAGCACCACATGTTAGTGTGTTGTATACACAAATTCGTAATAGAGCATTAATACAATACTTCAGTCCATACCTGAGCGCAGATATGAGGCGTATGGCAACTGCTTTCAATAGAACAGTGTCGGAGTTAGAAGATGAACTCATGCAATTAATTCTTGATGGGCAAATACAAGCTCGTATAGATTCTCACAATAAG ATTCTGTATGCAAAGGATGTTGATCAACGCAGTACAACTTTTGAAAAATCTATGAGTGTTGGCAAAGAATATCAAAGACGTACTCGTATGCTAATCTTGAGAGCTGCTATGTTGAAGCAACAAATACATGTTAAG AGCCCTCAACGTGATAGTACTCAAGCAGGAGAGTTGTCGgtcacttggaaataa
- the LOC143181668 gene encoding uncharacterized protein LOC143181668 isoform X2: MPQIAKHRKVKRATVLIKKTQCLKNYFRKKSYKPLCEKLKSNNNSLAKALSKEKQESQLLFSQNVALIAEVQDLGLACSKRDAVISNILKNAKEMLNMLVTMSGYLTNTISSCQEFTASSVTNSRKSCNSTGKRDSYRRLSTKSPTRGVVKPMVGGHTITKPTINLSRVNMQHISNPGNLSIIQEVRTPPRNQELNNSRSPAVVPIRQHRCENGRACRMPERLTVVSPRSSEENERRLSKRSSRHSGRISGKHSKLKSDRSSGSNSSRRNTGSFERIGSPRVKLNDVSKLLQNSQSINIRMLTEGRNEKGMIERMIGSENSNDTSQENSQTSIAIPETPPSDGSNDCRDNTVDNSNERTDDELQNTDNGQIKQASTEIQNLTSDWEDPLEGPSWLFNDSQSVPCFTSNEKKTDDISLLNDSSMCKTLKIYTTELSDDASDSEEGTQTISPALRKCRNEIYNCKKSKELNGREKCTANKGGNRSNGFLSNTPRSIVLVDKSECKTETQSMVNSENSANLANFVTQRRRYFNNEDEDEDEDDFTLMFMRQPRNVHFDINDLKLPILEESALKPVDPVEPEPEITTTLRKISEICPVPSVSNNSMDESELNQSTVKLPLLLNMNSDYYNKDLTLSQDGSKSSLTLTKKKSVKKVTVRASTEFVDSTPTFNKQMNEKKKGQATKKDLSTVKVVLQKLDEFDVKPRTPSPEETSRDLNQSLSPMFLRTANSSDSESSNTSINSVHVLNRPRRKRAPTNMQEPSLRKKLRRPQ; the protein is encoded by the exons ATGCCTCAGATAGCAAAACATCGAAAAGTCAAAAGGGCTACGGTCCTCATAAAAAAGACACAATGCTTAAAAAACTATTTTAGGAAGAAATCTTATAAGCCAC TGTGTGAAAAGTTAAAAAGTAATAATAACTCATTGGCTAAAGCATTATCTAAAGAGAAACAAGAGAGCCAATTATTATTTTCTCAAAATGTTGCTTTAATCGCAGAAGTACAAGATTTAGGTTTAGCCTGTAGTAAACGTGAT GCTGTAATATCAAACATCTTAAAGAATGCTAAGGAAATGCTTAATATGTTAGTGACAATGAGTGGGTATTTAACAAATACTATTTCATCTTGTCAAGAATTTACAGCATCCTCGGTTACAAATTCGCGAAAGTCTTGTAATTCTACAGGAA AAAGAGATTCGTACAGAAGATTGTCAACTAAATCTCCAACTAGAGGAGTAGTAAAACCTATGGTGGGCGGCCATACCATTACAAAACCCACTATTAATTTAAGTAGAGTGAATATGCAACATATTAGTAATCCAGGAAACTTAAGTATAATACAAGAAGTTAGAACGCCACCTAGAAATCAAGAATTAAACAATTCAAGATCTCCTGCTGTTGTTCCCATCAGACAGCATAGATGC GAAAATGGACGCGCATGTAGAATGCCCGAAAGACTGACTGTTGTTTCGCCAAGAAGTAGCG AAGAAAATGAACGAAGGTTAAGTAAGAGAAGTAGCAGACATTCTGGAAGAATATCGGGGAAACATTCGAAATTAAAGTCGGATAGATCGTCTGGAAGTAATAGCTCTAGGCGTAATACCGGAAGTTTCGAACGAATCGgaagtcccagagtgaagctcaACGATGTATCAAAATTATTGCAAAATTCTCAAAGCATTAACATTCGAATG TTAACGGAAGGTCGAAATGAAAAAGGGATGATTGAAAGAATGATTGGTTCAGAAAATAGTAATGATACTAGTCAAGAAAATTCACAGACAAGTATTGCAATACCAGAAACACCACCTTCTGATGGCTCAAACGACTGTCGTGATAATACTGTCGACAATAGTAATGAACGGACTGACGATGAATTGCAGAATACTGACAATGGACAAATAAAGCAAGCTTCTACCGAAATACAAAATCTTACCTCAGATTGGGAGGATCCCCTCGAAGGACCAAGTTGGTTATTCAATGATTCACAATCTGTGCCTTGTTTTACTAGTAATGagaagaagactgacgatataaGTTTATTAAACGACAGTAGTATGTGCAAAACTTTAAAGATTTACACGACAGAATTAAGTGATGATGCGTCCGACAGCGAAGAAGGCACGCAAACAATATCACCGGCGTTAAGGAAATGTAGAAACGAAatttataattgcaagaaaAGTAAAGAACTAAATGGTAGAGAAAAATGCACAGCTAATAAGGGTGGGAATAGAAGTAATGGCTTTCTTTCTAATACACCTAGGTCGATTGTTCTGGTAGATAAAAGCGAATGTAAAACTGAAACACAGTCCATGGTAAATTCGGAAAATTCAGCAAATTTGGCAAATTTTGTGACGCAGAGACGAAGATATTTCAATAACGAGGACGAGGATGAGGATGAAGATGATTTTACTTTGATGTTTATGCGACAACCACGTAATGTGcatttcgatataaacgatttaAAGTTACCCATTCTGGAAGAATCTGCATTAAAGCCTGTAGATCCTGTTGAACCAGAACCGGAAATAACAACTACTCTGCGAAAGATATCTGAAATTTGTCCGGTACCTTCTGTTTCGAATAACAGTATGGATGAATCTGAATTGAATCAATCCACagtgaaattaccattacttctaAACATGAACAGTGATTACTACAATAAAGATTTAACACTGTCGCAAGATGGGTCAAAGTCGTCGTTGACTTTAACGAAAAAAAAAAGTGTAAAAAAGGTGACTGTAAGAGCTTCGACAGAATTTGTCGACAGTACTCCAACATTTAACAAACAAATGAATGAAAAAAAGAAGGGTCAAGCTACAAAAAAAGATTTGAGCACTGTTAAGGTGGTACTTCAGAAGTTGGATGAATTTGATGTTAAGCCTAGAACGCCTTCTCCTGAAGAAACTTCTCGCGATTTGAATCAATCTTT GAGTCCTATGTTTTTACGCACAGCCAACTCGAGCGATTCAGAAAGCAGTAATACGAGTATAAATAGCGTACATGTTTTAAATCGGCCTAGACGAAAGAGAGCTCCAACTAATATGCAAGAACCGAGTTTGAGAAA GAAACTACGAAGGCCTCAGtaa